In Macadamia integrifolia cultivar HAES 741 chromosome 5, SCU_Mint_v3, whole genome shotgun sequence, a single window of DNA contains:
- the LOC122079822 gene encoding dehydrodolichyl diphosphate synthase CPT3-like isoform X1 yields the protein MFHIFFFCLLSGYLFSCLFYTKRTVVVARPLPFLPPKLSTYQASVRFNILDLAMKNGNGGNLQQLFQRLVGVICDVLQRLLFMVLSVGPIPNHIAFIMDGNRRYAKCRKLGPGAGHTAGFSSLIRVLECCYKIGVKYVTVYAFSIDNFKRDPSEVQSIMDLMLEKIDELLKEESIVNSHGIRINFFGNLKLLSEPVRMAAEKAMAATAKNTNVVFSVCVAYTSTNEIVHAVQESCKEKLAQVQVNSNVNGGIRDSFRGYTRLSEEEFSITPGDLERHMYLAECPDPDLLIRTSGETRLSNFLLWQTTFCYLYVLDALWPEISPWWLGWVILHYQRAKPCIAKRKALL from the exons ATGttccatattttcttcttttgtcttCTCTCAGGTTACCTCTTCTCCTGTCTCTTCTACACTAAGAGAACAGTGGTAGTGGCAAGACCTTTGCCTTTTCTTCCCCCAAAACTCTCAACATACCAGGCTTCAGTCCGATTTAATATTTTG GATCTTGCAATGAAGAATGGTAATGGAGGCAACCTGCAACAACTGTTTCAGAGGCTGGTAGGAGTGATCTGTGATGTCTTGCAAAGGCTGTTGTTTATGGTGCTCTCAGTAGGTCCCATCCCCAACCACATTGCCTTCATTATGGATGGGAACCGAAGGTATGCCAAGTGCAGAAAACTTGGTCCAGGTGCTGGTCACACGGCTGGGTTTTCATCTCTCATCCGTGTTCTTGAATGTTGTTATAAGATAGGGGTGAAGTATGTAACTGTCTATGCTTTCAGTATAGACAACTTCAAGAGGGACCCTAGTGAAGTTCAGTCCATTATGGATTTGATGCTGGAAAAAATTGATGAGTTGCTTAAGGAAGAAAGCATTGTGAATAGTCATGGGATTAGAATTAATTTCTTTGGTAATTTGAAGCTCTTGAGCGAGCCTGTAAGGATGGCAGCTGAGAAAGCAATGGCAGCAACTGCCAAGAACACTAATGTAGTGTTCTCAGTTTGTGTTGCTTATACTTCTACTAATGAAATTGTCCATGCTGTTCAAGAATCATGCAAGGAGAAATTGGCACAAGTTCAAGTAAATTCAAATGTCAATGGTGGAATAAGAGATTCTTTCAGAGGATACACTAGGCTTTCAGAGGAAGAATTTTCCATTACTCCGGGTGATTTGGAGAGGCATATGTATTTAGCAGAGTGCCCAGATCCTGACCTCTTGATTAGGACATCTGGGGAGACTCGCCTGAGCAATTTCCTTCTTTGGCAGACTACTTTCTGCTATCTGTATGTTCTAGATGCTCTTTGGCCAGAGATCTCACCATGGTGGCTGGGATGGGTGATCTTGCATTACCAAAGAGCAAAACCTTGCATAGCTAAAAGGAAGGCGTTGTTATAA
- the LOC122079822 gene encoding dehydrodolichyl diphosphate synthase CPT3-like isoform X2: MKNRECSIPSHLLLTTDNKGSIQQFKFNRNTQDLAMKNGNGGNLQQLFQRLVGVICDVLQRLLFMVLSVGPIPNHIAFIMDGNRRYAKCRKLGPGAGHTAGFSSLIRVLECCYKIGVKYVTVYAFSIDNFKRDPSEVQSIMDLMLEKIDELLKEESIVNSHGIRINFFGNLKLLSEPVRMAAEKAMAATAKNTNVVFSVCVAYTSTNEIVHAVQESCKEKLAQVQVNSNVNGGIRDSFRGYTRLSEEEFSITPGDLERHMYLAECPDPDLLIRTSGETRLSNFLLWQTTFCYLYVLDALWPEISPWWLGWVILHYQRAKPCIAKRKALL, encoded by the coding sequence GATCTTGCAATGAAGAATGGTAATGGAGGCAACCTGCAACAACTGTTTCAGAGGCTGGTAGGAGTGATCTGTGATGTCTTGCAAAGGCTGTTGTTTATGGTGCTCTCAGTAGGTCCCATCCCCAACCACATTGCCTTCATTATGGATGGGAACCGAAGGTATGCCAAGTGCAGAAAACTTGGTCCAGGTGCTGGTCACACGGCTGGGTTTTCATCTCTCATCCGTGTTCTTGAATGTTGTTATAAGATAGGGGTGAAGTATGTAACTGTCTATGCTTTCAGTATAGACAACTTCAAGAGGGACCCTAGTGAAGTTCAGTCCATTATGGATTTGATGCTGGAAAAAATTGATGAGTTGCTTAAGGAAGAAAGCATTGTGAATAGTCATGGGATTAGAATTAATTTCTTTGGTAATTTGAAGCTCTTGAGCGAGCCTGTAAGGATGGCAGCTGAGAAAGCAATGGCAGCAACTGCCAAGAACACTAATGTAGTGTTCTCAGTTTGTGTTGCTTATACTTCTACTAATGAAATTGTCCATGCTGTTCAAGAATCATGCAAGGAGAAATTGGCACAAGTTCAAGTAAATTCAAATGTCAATGGTGGAATAAGAGATTCTTTCAGAGGATACACTAGGCTTTCAGAGGAAGAATTTTCCATTACTCCGGGTGATTTGGAGAGGCATATGTATTTAGCAGAGTGCCCAGATCCTGACCTCTTGATTAGGACATCTGGGGAGACTCGCCTGAGCAATTTCCTTCTTTGGCAGACTACTTTCTGCTATCTGTATGTTCTAGATGCTCTTTGGCCAGAGATCTCACCATGGTGGCTGGGATGGGTGATCTTGCATTACCAAAGAGCAAAACCTTGCATAGCTAAAAGGAAGGCGTTGTTATAA
- the LOC122079822 gene encoding dehydrodolichyl diphosphate synthase CPT3-like isoform X3 translates to MKNGNGGNLQQLFQRLVGVICDVLQRLLFMVLSVGPIPNHIAFIMDGNRRYAKCRKLGPGAGHTAGFSSLIRVLECCYKIGVKYVTVYAFSIDNFKRDPSEVQSIMDLMLEKIDELLKEESIVNSHGIRINFFGNLKLLSEPVRMAAEKAMAATAKNTNVVFSVCVAYTSTNEIVHAVQESCKEKLAQVQVNSNVNGGIRDSFRGYTRLSEEEFSITPGDLERHMYLAECPDPDLLIRTSGETRLSNFLLWQTTFCYLYVLDALWPEISPWWLGWVILHYQRAKPCIAKRKALL, encoded by the coding sequence ATGAAGAATGGTAATGGAGGCAACCTGCAACAACTGTTTCAGAGGCTGGTAGGAGTGATCTGTGATGTCTTGCAAAGGCTGTTGTTTATGGTGCTCTCAGTAGGTCCCATCCCCAACCACATTGCCTTCATTATGGATGGGAACCGAAGGTATGCCAAGTGCAGAAAACTTGGTCCAGGTGCTGGTCACACGGCTGGGTTTTCATCTCTCATCCGTGTTCTTGAATGTTGTTATAAGATAGGGGTGAAGTATGTAACTGTCTATGCTTTCAGTATAGACAACTTCAAGAGGGACCCTAGTGAAGTTCAGTCCATTATGGATTTGATGCTGGAAAAAATTGATGAGTTGCTTAAGGAAGAAAGCATTGTGAATAGTCATGGGATTAGAATTAATTTCTTTGGTAATTTGAAGCTCTTGAGCGAGCCTGTAAGGATGGCAGCTGAGAAAGCAATGGCAGCAACTGCCAAGAACACTAATGTAGTGTTCTCAGTTTGTGTTGCTTATACTTCTACTAATGAAATTGTCCATGCTGTTCAAGAATCATGCAAGGAGAAATTGGCACAAGTTCAAGTAAATTCAAATGTCAATGGTGGAATAAGAGATTCTTTCAGAGGATACACTAGGCTTTCAGAGGAAGAATTTTCCATTACTCCGGGTGATTTGGAGAGGCATATGTATTTAGCAGAGTGCCCAGATCCTGACCTCTTGATTAGGACATCTGGGGAGACTCGCCTGAGCAATTTCCTTCTTTGGCAGACTACTTTCTGCTATCTGTATGTTCTAGATGCTCTTTGGCCAGAGATCTCACCATGGTGGCTGGGATGGGTGATCTTGCATTACCAAAGAGCAAAACCTTGCATAGCTAAAAGGAAGGCGTTGTTATAA